A region of the Bos mutus isolate GX-2022 chromosome 18, NWIPB_WYAK_1.1, whole genome shotgun sequence genome:
gccatgccctcctccaggggatctttctagaCTAGAAAAGTCTAGGAAGCTCTTCCTTTACTAGACTAAAAAAGTCATATATTATTTCCAAGTGGCTGCAATTCCCATGTGCTTTATGAAGAAGACTTGCCATCATGGATCCCGTAGCGCCGGCCCAAGGAATGGTTAAAAGCATAGGCTCTGAAACCTACCTAGGTTCAAAGCCCTCTTTTCCCAGCTCTGTgacacctctctgggcctcaagtcagctcatctgtaaaatgggctaatAATGATAGCACCTACCCCAGTGACTGGCTGGAAGGACTCAGTGAAATAACGTAAGAGGAGAACTTAGCCACTTTACTCAGGGCTGGCCAGGAAGATGTCCAACCACCTTTAGCTCTGGTTATTGGTGCTCTGCCAGCCTCTCCCACCTGTCCAGGCTGCCTGACCTAAGAGGATGGAGGGGGTGGTGATCCTGGTGGAGGGAACAGTATGTACACTGGGGTTGAGGCAAAGAAGAGGAATAGAAAGGGGCAAAAGCTGAGACCTTATAGCCCTAGAGCAAGTCTTGGACTGTCCCCCTTGGGTGCTGGGAGCTGTGGGAGGGTTGCTACCAGGACTTGGGGCCTGGTGCCCAGTCAGTACTGACTCCTAGGAAGCCCCGGTACTTTTCTCATTAAAGACAAAATTTTGTGCTGGACATTGTTCTAGGCGCTGGGtaaacagcagtgaacaaaacaaagcccTGCCTGATGGAGCTGACAtaaggaggaggagacagaccaCAAACACAGAGCGATCCCATGCCAGGTGGAGATAAGTGCTATAAAACAAATCAGGGAGGgttaggagagagaaaaggacagagCTGCTTCAGACAGAGGGTTGTGATGTTCTTCCCAAGAAGACCAAGTTTGAGCAGAAGCCtaaggaggtgagggagggagcctggcaggtgactgGGGAAAGATCTTTTCCAGGCTGACTGagaagcaagtgcaaaggccctggggcaggagtggGTCTACAGTGTATAAGGATCTGGGACTTAGCTGGCGGTCCAGCAGttgggactccacacttccactgcagggagcacgggtttgatccctagttgggatactaagatcccacatgccacccagtgtggccaaaatttaaacaaacaaacaaaaagtgtaTGAGGACCTACACGGAGGTCAATGTGGCTGGAACCAAATGAACGAGAGAGAGAAGGAGTGAGACGTGAGGTTAGGGAGGCAACGGAGGCAGATTGTGGGGACCTAAGAACTTTGCTTTTACTGTGAAAAATAGCCAcaggagggttttgagcagacaAAAGACAGATCTCACTTGTACCTTTATTGAGGGAGAATTTTCAGACCATAAACCCACTGATTTAataagtgtacaattcaggggcttttagtatattcacagacttGCACAACCATCCCTACAGTCCATTTTAGAAactttcatcactccaaaaaggAACCCTATACCTCTTAGCCATCAACCCCGCTATGTCCCTCCATCTCTGCCCAGCCCTGGGCAACCACTAATCCACTTTCTGTGTCTATAAGATTGTCCATTTTGGACATTCCATGTCAATGAATGATAATGAGGTCCTTTGTGAGTAGCTACTTTCCTGTAGCATAACTGTCCTGTATTTTAGTTGGACCCTTGAGGGCTTCTGGTAGAGAACAGACTCttcaggggtggaggtggggctgggagccCAGTGAATAGTCCCAGGTCGGGAGATGATGGCAGTTGGACCAGGATGGGCATCATGGAGCTAGACAGATGTTGAACAAATGGTTATTTGTACACGAGTGGTGtcttgggaaagagaaagagtgaCTTTTTGACTTTGTCCCAAGCAGCTAGAAGGATGGAGCTGCCATCATCTGAGATGGGGGTGGATGAGGGAGGAGCAGGTATAGGGGAGAACGAGGAGCTCAGATCCGGCAAGTGAGTTGGAGACATTATTGGATGAGATTATTGGAGGGGATATGCGAGTACACAGCTGGAGAGAGAGGTTCGGGAAATCTGGGAGCCTGTGCATGCAGACTCTTATGTCCACGAGCGTGAATGACATCCCAGGTGGGAAGAGGTGGAGGAAGCCCCGCAGGCTTGCAGCTGACCTGGCACAGGCCAGAGTTAAGACTGCCATCCTGCCATCCTGGTTGGAGAGACCCCCTATTCCTCCAGAAGTCCCCCTCTCCTGCTCCAGCCACCTCTCCTTTCTTCCAGGCCCTCCTACCCACTCCCTTCTCCCCAGGATCCAGGGATGTGGCCAGAGATGGTTCTGTCTGGATAGCTCAGAGCCTTCTAGAATGTTGGTTCTTACTCTGAATGACCCAGGGGGGAGAAACACTGTATTTAACAATAACCTGGTGGCCGATGCCAGCCTTAATGGAAACTGAGTCTTGGAGGTCTCCTGTTGAGTCATTAAGGCTGGTATCGGCCACCAGGTTATTGTTAAATATATTGTTTCTCCCCCCTGGGTCATGGGGCTTCTGCTCCAAGGCATGATCCAACTTAGGTTTTCAAAAGCTGACTTTGGGGCCAGGCTGGGTGGGAGGTGGAAAGGGGAAATCATGACAGCGTTACAGGTCCCGCCCATCTTACCTACATCTGTCTCTCCACAGACACACCAGCCCACAGCAAAGGGGGCTCCAGCAGCCCAGAGCCTTGGGCCAGAGCCTCCTGCAATCCCCAGGAAGGGGGCTGCCAGCCACCCAAGGAGCGTGAGTCCTCGCCCCCTCCAGCCCTGCAGACCGTCCAGTTGCCCCGCCTGGCCTTGTCTCcaccgcccccagcccctccaccaCCGCcgccaccacccccgcccccccagccaCCGCAGCAAGCCCAAGTGGCACTCtcgccccccagccccccaccccctccgctGCCTCCGCCCTCGGCCCCAGACCCCTCCCTGGACTTCCTGCGGGCTCAGCAGGAGACTGCCAATGCCATCCGGGAGCTGGCGGGCACCCTGCGCCAGGGACTGGCCAAACTGAGCGAGGCCCTCAGTGCCCTGCTGCCCCTTCTGCCAGGAACCCCCGCTGACCCActgcccccacctctgcccccgcccccgcccccaccccccaggcccatcttgcccccaccctcccctaAGGTGGAGGTCACCCCAGAGCCGGTGTCTGTGGTGGCGGCCGTGGTGGATGGGGCGGTGGTGGCAGCCAGGGGGGTGATCATTGCCCCGAGGAGCGAGGAGGGGGCCCCCCGGCCgccccctgcccctctcccaccccatgaCTCCCCCCCACACAAAAGGAGGAAAAGTTTCCCTACACGGAAGAGGCGGGGGCGATGGAAATCTCCCTGAAATCTGCCATGGGGTTCGAGCTTGTCTACGCACCTTTTGCCTGCACCTCCTCCCCAACCTTAGCcctgtggaggagggcaatgCACCTTCCCTTCCCAGCTGCACCCCGGCTCCCTGCTGCAGGGGCACGAGCACCCCACCCCTGTACTAGTTAGTGCCTGATTCTAGGGCGGGGAGGCCTCCTGGATGGGCCCCCCAGCCCTTTCTCCAGTACAGCGCTGTCTGCCTGGCTGCTTCCCCCAACCCCGACTTCTAAGCCAtggattttatgttatttattatataacataATAATATGGTGGGTTGCGGAGGGAAACCTGCACTACcccacacccccgcccccgcccctaaCAACTCCTGGCCTTGACTTGAAGAGAACTGACCCACCTCCCCAACCCAGActttggagggggtgggggctgcaaGACAAATCAGGATGAAGAGGAGACTGCAGTTTATACCCtagggaggagggggtggagtTCTCACTGGGGAGATGGAGGTTGAGCCTTCTGCCTCCCACTGCAGGTCTCTGACCTCCAGAGCTTAACCCGCTCTGTTCTCCGCAGTGGTGACTAGATAtcaataaacttattttttaatacaattaCTTGGGGCTCTGCCTGAGACAGGCCTGGAATTGCACCACCTATACAAGCAGCAGCATACCAGCCCCATCTTTCTGTGGGCAGGTGACACCCCCTTGAAGCTGGAGGCTGGTAGttttctagacttttttttttttttccttaaagtcaTCAAGTCCTGTGTTGAAATCTTACCCTATTTTTTCATCCTTCAGACACCCCCTGCTAAATGTGACCTCTAGGAGGACATCTTGGATTCCTTTTTCTGGGCTAGGATGGGTCTGCTGCTTAGATTTTCCCTCGGCATCCTGTGGTCCCTAAATGAACACATACCTTTATCTATTTAAAGCCTGCTTCCCCTATAGTTTAATGAAGTCGAGGAGCTGGTTCTCTTTTCTACTCCCAGACTGGCTGCAGAACCTGGTAGCTAAGTAGGTAATAGCCATCACCCTGGACTCAGACCTGGTTCAAGCCCTGCTGCTGCCCAGCCAGCTGTGTAACTACAGGCCTTTATTGTCCTCATCTGTAATGTGGGCATAAAGATTTAGCTGTCTTTACCAGCTACAACTACatcctattcatccttcaggtCACAGCTCAAATATTACCCCCTCAAGGAAAGCCTTTCCTGACACCTCCTTTCTTCCCCCAGCAGTTATAAAAGAAAGGGAGTTAAATAATCATTTGAGTACATTTAAATTGAATGTCTGCCTCCAGGTGAGCCTTGTCAGGGCAAGGCCTGAGCTATCTGACTCAGTGTCCTCAGCATTGCCCATCACAGGTTGTCTTTGAAGTAACAAGAAGCTTAAAAACAACTTATGCCAGGCTCCATGTTCAGCATTAATATGAATGTGCATTTTAACCTGAAGGTACCCAATGAAAAGTAGGAGTCTCCATTTTCTCCTGAGAAGGTTTAGAGGCTTGCCCTAAATTTGTCAGGGCCCAATGCAGTTCACCGGTCTGGCTGGAACTCTTGAATCCTACTCTCTTTAATATTTAGTAAAGAATAACCCAAAGATGATTTTACATGATACATAGATGGCCTTTTTAATGGCTCTATATGCATgtagttttattttgtaaaaatgaacCTAGTACTTAAAACCTGTAATTATGCACATACTGCTTAGGATAAGGCAGAAGTAAATAGCCTTTTTTCATAGGAGTTTACTTCAAGAAAAATGTTAATGATAACAGTGGTAAACAAAATTGTGCAGCTGAGACTGAAGTTTGGGTAACAGAAACAGACCTGCTGTGGCTGCAACGGGATGAAGGGGAGGGGAAGCAGGCACTCCCTGATTAGTTTGAAAACTGCTAATGAATGCAACCCTGGCAAGTCATTAAGATACTTGGAGCACAACAGAGACCcggtggcttccctgatggctcagtggtaaagaaatctgcctgccaatgaaggagatgtaggttcgatgcctgtctgggtcaggaaggttccctagagaaggaaatggcaacccactccagtcttcgtGCCTACTTCGAGTAGCCTGGCGGCCTACAatccatgaggtagccaaagagtcaaacaaggcttagcgactgaacaacaacagacccAGGcctagagaaaagaggctgatgtAGGTTAGAATCTGGAAACCTGTCTCTCCTCCACACGCCCCTTCTCCAAGCATGCCCTGCAGCGTTCCTTCGCCGGGAAGCACGAGGGTCCCAAAAGCCTGCTTTTGCCTATCAGGTAGTAAGCACTCAAGGTTGGAAAAACGAGGTCTGGTTCTCGCGCTCCCCAGAAACTATGCCCCACATCCAACTCTTGCTATCTGGCCTCATTTTCTCCTTCCAAATTAGTGAGCCGTAGAGGTCGAGAGCTCCTCTCAACCCGGCGCTCAGAAACCCCAGAAAttgaggtgggggggtgggttgTGGACAGACAGCGGGAATCGTGAAGGCCTCGATCAACCTCTCAGGCGGCGGAAGTGCGTCGGTTTGTCCACCCCGCGGAGCATTTCGGGAATTGTAGTGAAGTTCGGCGGGGTGCGCAGAAACTGACAGTGTAACCCTTTGGAGACCAGAGCGCGCCGGCGGAACTGGAACAGTTAGGGGCGTTCGACCACTCCCTTTGGCAGATAAAGCAACTGACGCGGAGACCTTCAGTCCTCTCCTCTCCGGCTTTCGCTTGTCCCAGTTAAGAGTCTGATATCCAAGATATGGGCAAGACGAAGTGCCAAGTGGACAGCCCTACCCAACACTTGAATCGCCAGCTTTCTGTCCCCCCGTACCCTGAAACCTTCCAGTTAAGGCCCCTCCGCCCCCGTCCCAAGAGCTACTGCCTTCAGTAACCGGTAGCCGGCCCACCTTTTGAAGGGCGGGGAACtgaatctcagagaaggcaagacTTGCCTGAAGTTGCACAGCAAGTCGGAGTAAGAAACCGGATGCCTGTCCACTTCCCGAAATTTCTGAATCCCCAGTGGCTCTCACTACTCGTATCACATCCCCGCCCCCAACCTTTGTCTCCAGCTGCTTGGAGCGACCAAACTCCCTGCCCCGCGGCGAGGAGTAATCACGGTTGCGCCACGGAGAGGTGGCGAGCCCCAACCCTCCTGCAGCCTGCGGTCCCCTTTAAGAACAGGCCCCGGCGGGACTACGTTTCCCAGAAGGCTTTGCCGGTGCGTTATGTAACTTTCCCTGCGAAGCGGCCTCTGGGGCAGaaagaggcggcggcggcggcggcggcgggagagGCGGGAGCCCGAGGCGGCGGCGCCCGCGGCCCATCGCGGGGCCCGAGCTGTGCGCCGCGGCCCGGAGCCTGGACCCGGCGGGGGCGCCGACGTGCCTCTGCCAGTCTTTTCGAGGAGGCGGGAGTGAGGAAAAAGGCTTAGGGCCcagggggcggggaaggggggcCGGGCCTGGATCCGCGGGGAGGCCGAGCGAAAGGCCTGGCCGTGGCTCGCGCGGTCCCGGGGACGCGAATCAAACGGCGGCGGCGCGGATCgaacggcggcggcggcgggtggAAGGCGAGAGCCCGAACGGGCTCGTGCGGGGGCTATGGCGTCCGTGCAGGCGTCCCGCCGCCAGTGGTGCTACCTGTGCGACCTGCCCAAGATGCCGTGGGCCATGGTGTGGGACTTCAGTGAAGCCGTGTGCCGCGGATGCGTGAACTTCGAGGGCGCGGATCGCATCGAGCTGCTCATTGATGCCGCCCGCCAGCTCAAGCGCAGCCACGTGCTCCCCGAGGGCCGTTCGCCTGGGCCCCCGGCCCTCAAGCACCCGGCCACTAAGGACCTGGCTGCCGCCGCCGCACAGGGCCCTCAGTTGCCGCCTCCACAGGCCCAGCCCCAGCCGTCGGGGACAGGCGGCGCTGTCTCCGGCCAGGACCGCTATGACAGGGCCACATCGTCGGGCCGCCTCCCCCTGCCCTCGCCCGCCCTGGAGTACACCCTGGGGTCCCGCCTGGCCAATGGGCTGGGCCGTGAAGAGGCTGTGGCGGAGGGGGCGCGAAGGGCCCTGCTTGGCTCCATGCCCGGCTTGGTGCCCCCCGGGCTGCTAGCAGCTGCAGTGTCTGGCCTGGGAAGCCGAGGCCTGACGCTGGCACCCGGCTTGAGTCCTGCCCGTCCAGCTTTCGGCTCCGATTTCGAGAAGGAGAAGCAACAGAGGAATGCGGACTGTCTTGCAGAACTGAACGAGGCCATGAGGGGCCGGGCAGAGGAATGGCACGGGCGCCCCAAAGCTGTCCGGGAACAACTGCTGGCGCTGTCCGCCTGCGCCCCTTTCAATGTCCGTTTCAAGAAGGATCATGGGCTGGTGGGACGTGTGTTCGCCTTCGATGCTACTGCCCGCCCGCCAGGCTACGAGTTCGAGCTGAAGCTCTTCACCGAATACCCCTGTGGTTCTGGCAACGTGTACGCGGGAGTCCTGGCCGTCGCTCGCCAGATGTTTCATGATGCTCTGCGCGAGCCGGGCAAGGCGCTGGCCTCATCAGGCTTCAAGTACCTCGAATATGAACGCCGGCACGGCTCTGGGGAATGGCGCCAGCTGGGGGAGCTGCTAACGGATGGGGTCCGCAGCTTCCGCGAGCCAGCTCCCGCGGAGGCCCTGCCCCAGCAGTATCCAGAGCCGGCCCCTGCAGCCCTCTGCGGCCCTCCCCCACGAGCCCCATCCCGGAATCTGGCTCCCACTCCACGCCGTCGCAAGGCCTCCCCTGAGCCCGAGGGCGAGGCAGCTGGGAAGATGACCacagaggagcagcagcagcggcactGGGTGGCACCCGGTGGCCCATTCTCCGCTGATACCCCTGGTGTGCCCTcccccattgctgccctgaagaACGTGGCCGAGGCCCTGGGCCACTCCCCCAAGGACCCTGCCGGGAGTGGGGGCCCTGTGCGCGCCGGGGGTGCCAGCCCCGCCGCCTCCTCCACGGCCCCGCCTCCAGCCCAGCATCGTCTAGTGGCCCGCAACGGTGAGGCAGAAGTGAGCCCCACAGCAGGGGCGGAAGCTGTTAGCGGGGGTGGTAGTGGCGCCGGGGCGACCCCTGGGGCCCCCCTGTGCTGCACTCTCTGCCGGGAGCGTCTGGAAGACACCCACTTCGTCCAGTGCCCCTCAGTGCCCGGACATAAGTTTTGTTTTCCCTGCTCCCGCGAATTCATCAAGGCTCAGGGCCCTGCTGGAGAGGTTTACTGCCCCAGCGGAGACAAGTGCCCGCtagtgggctcctctgtcccttgggcCTTCATGCAGGGAGAGATCGCCACCATCCTTGCTGGAGACATCAAGGTTAAGAAAGAACGGGACCCCTAGGCCACCACTGCCACCAGTCTACTGCCcatccacccccgcccccctccacccctTGCCACCCACCGCTGCTGCGGATAAATTATTCCCTCCCCTACCCAGGCCTGTGCCTCCCTCACCTGTGTACATACCCACTTCCTTATCCCAGATGGGTCCCCTGGGGTAGATGCAttgagggtggggggagaaagCTTCTGTCCGAGGGGGTGTTTGGGGTCCCCTGACCCCTCTggtttccctctcccctccttggCTTGGCTTTGCTGCTGCTTGTAGTTGAGGGAGAGGTGGGCCCCTCCTCCTTGAGAAGGGGCCTCCTGAAATCTCGCTCTTTATAAATGAAGCAAAAGCATTTtattgcccccccccccccatcttacccccttttcctccttcaataAACCGAAAGAtgggttttttccttcttggtCCCTTAGTTGTGTGCGATGCTGCGCCCCCTTTGGGACTAAACTGAACCTGCAAGGGAGAGGACGTCGCGTTGTAGCCTCCAGGTGGCGCCCTTCACTCAGGTGGGCTCACCGGCTGTTTTCACAAAGGCTGGCCGAGCCTTCTAGTCATCAGCCCGTTTTCCAGATGCCAGAACTAAGGCTTACGCGGGGAgcggggcgggggaaggggaTGGCTCTTGCATGGTAGCCACAGCCAAGCTCGGGAATTAGGTTTCCCGTCTGGCCCATCCCCGGAAGGTAGAGGACACAGTGCCCCCGAGGCGTGGTGGAAAGAGGCTTCCCAGAAGGGACCGACCAGCTGTGAGTTCTTGCTGGGTAGGGAGAAAATTAGGCCAGATTGCTAGGGGGAACTGCGCGAGGACATTTACCTCCTGAAGTGCACTAAACAGGGTCCCTGGGAAGACGGTGACTGCTGCTCGCCTGCTGGTGCCCTGAACTGCGCGCCCATCTCAGATCAGCCTCAAGGGCGGCCTCCCTGAGACACCGTGACTGGCCGGGTGGAAGGCACTCCCCCCGCGGTCACCTCTGATGTGTGCGGCCTTGTCCCGCACCTGTCCCGGCCGGCTGATTATTAACCAGGACTTCCTGCTCGCTGGCGTcagggggcggggcctgagcGAGCTGCAGCAAAGCAGGGGTTAAGGGGAGGGGGCGGCCCCAagagcccagcccccaccccagcggccttccccaccccaccccccgcccctcgCGCGACCCTGACGTGGAGATTCCGGGAAGGGGGAAAGCGGGGTGCAAAGGCCAGCAGGTGGCCAGAGAGATGGGGAGTGACTGTCAGACGGCTGTGCGGCCCTAGGTTGCCCCAGGTGTCAGGAACCCAGCTGTTGTATCACCCAACTCTGGAAGGCCTTAATGTCCAGACCCATGTTGGTTACCCAGGTGTCCCACCCGCAAGTCCCAGCTCCCAAATATTAGGGACCCTAGGGCCTGGTCCTCCGTAGCTGGAGCACCCTCAGTTCTTGGTCTGGggggtcccctccctccccccagccaCCAGGTCTCAGGTGTTCTGTCACCCCTGGCACTGCCAGCCTGGGCTCTGGGCAGGACTGGGAAAACCACCCCTGATTAAATACACCAAGGCGATAAGTGTGGGGCAAGGGAGACGCTGGATGGAGCTCCAAGCCTGAGCACTCCTCCTGGGCAATCTTGTGGCCTCCCCTGACCCAGCTCTGCAGACCCAAGTATTGAGTagctccccctgcccccatcctgaGTTAAGAGGACTTCAGACGCCAGGGCACTATGCCCCAGGAGGCTAAAGACCTGTGGAGGACACCTGGTCCTTTAAGAACagctggtgggtgggtggggggcaggggagtcACCCCCAGCCTGGCCAGTGTGTATTCTAGATAGAGG
Encoded here:
- the IRF2BP1 gene encoding interferon regulatory factor 2-binding protein 1 — protein: MASVQASRRQWCYLCDLPKMPWAMVWDFSEAVCRGCVNFEGADRIELLIDAARQLKRSHVLPEGRSPGPPALKHPATKDLAAAAAQGPQLPPPQAQPQPSGTGGAVSGQDRYDRATSSGRLPLPSPALEYTLGSRLANGLGREEAVAEGARRALLGSMPGLVPPGLLAAAVSGLGSRGLTLAPGLSPARPAFGSDFEKEKQQRNADCLAELNEAMRGRAEEWHGRPKAVREQLLALSACAPFNVRFKKDHGLVGRVFAFDATARPPGYEFELKLFTEYPCGSGNVYAGVLAVARQMFHDALREPGKALASSGFKYLEYERRHGSGEWRQLGELLTDGVRSFREPAPAEALPQQYPEPAPAALCGPPPRAPSRNLAPTPRRRKASPEPEGEAAGKMTTEEQQQRHWVAPGGPFSADTPGVPSPIAALKNVAEALGHSPKDPAGSGGPVRAGGASPAASSTAPPPAQHRLVARNGEAEVSPTAGAEAVSGGGSGAGATPGAPLCCTLCRERLEDTHFVQCPSVPGHKFCFPCSREFIKAQGPAGEVYCPSGDKCPLVGSSVPWAFMQGEIATILAGDIKVKKERDP
- the MYPOP gene encoding myb-related transcription factor, partner of profilin; translated protein: MASAAAGEAEETTRLRKPRFSFEENQILIREVRAHYPQLYGAQSRRVSVAERRRVWDGIAAKINGITSWKRTGQEVQKRWNDFKRRTKEKLARVPHSTQGAGPAAEDAFSAEEETIFAILGPGVAGSGASAGAEQPPAAASSQPPAPSACAQRYVLSEDRREDRRADTPAHSKGGSSSPEPWARASCNPQEGGCQPPKERESSPPPALQTVQLPRLALSPPPPAPPPPPPPPPPPQPPQQAQVALSPPSPPPPPLPPPSAPDPSLDFLRAQQETANAIRELAGTLRQGLAKLSEALSALLPLLPGTPADPLPPPLPPPPPPPPRPILPPPSPKVEVTPEPVSVVAAVVDGAVVAARGVIIAPRSEEGAPRPPPAPLPPHDSPPHKRRKSFPTRKRRGRWKSP